A section of the Platichthys flesus chromosome 22, fPlaFle2.1, whole genome shotgun sequence genome encodes:
- the LOC133933341 gene encoding putative uncharacterized protein DDB_G0287113 isoform X5 gives MELWYQDPTDTCARPSLQSESEKKSQIEILKMEISGLRELNVHLQQNLQLKTAQEKEQLSKLNDLERERDHLKAEEMARIEKILADSAHSQTQILQKLEQQLKKQGELESMQQQIKEHHESEKNKLLEELSRIQSAVCGEQERSQQLQQEMGRKLQEKQKTIKAQREQLQGYRDQNGNMDKRNFKKDKKITVLDKEVEQKFAERTAKRPAGGVSILRERIDKQV, from the exons CTGCAGTCGGAGAGTGAAAAGAAATCCCAGATTGAAATTCTCAAGATGGAGATCAGCGGCTTGAGGGAGCTGAACGTTCATCTGCAGCAGAACCTGCAGCTCAAAACAGCTCAG gagaaggagcagctgTCAAAACTCAACGACcttgagagagagcgagaccaTTTGAAAGCTGAGGAGATGGCTCGCATTGAAAAAATCCTAGCCGACTCTgctcactcacagacacaaatcCTCCaaaagctggagcagcagctgaagaagcag GGGGAGTTGGAATCCATGCAGCAACAAATCAAGGAACACCACGAGTCTGAAAAGAATAAA ctgctggaggagctgagcagAATTCAGTCGGCTGTGTGCGGAGAGCAGGAGCGaagccagcagctgcagcaggagatgggacggaagctgcaggagaagcagaAAACCATCAAGGCTCAGAGGGAGCAG CTGCAGGGATACAGAGACCAGAATGGCAACATGGATAAAAGGAACTTCAAGAAAG ATAAGAAAATCACTGTTCTGGACAAAGAGGTGGAGCAGAAGTTTGCAGAGAGAACAGCAAAgagaccagcagggggcgtcaGCATTTTGAGAGAGAGGATAGACAAG CAGGTCTGA
- the LOC133933344 gene encoding claudin-10-like, which yields MTHRTVVMYLEIGCFVSCLCGWILVCSTLPTEYWTFSEDGSVVLATSNYYSNLWKDCISDSTGVSDCKDYPSMLGLPVFLHACRALAVCSVITGFFGGVLTLVGMKCTKIGGSEIANARVTFAGGITYLVSGCCGMITYSWWANKVIREYLDPHFRAQKFELGAAIFIGWGGSVLLLSGGTVQSYFSGKEGLPSSSSSKQPLRPGTYATARSRRTYMLPATSSKLALGPPLFYEDRKSREAGATASSGGRTFSRDSFV from the exons ATGACGCACAGGACGGTGGTGATGTACCTGGAGATCGGCTGCTTCGTGTCGTGTCTGTGCGGCTGGATCCTGGTGTGCTCCACGCTGCCGACGGAGTACTGGACTTTCTCCGAGGATGGCAGCGTCGTGCTGGCCACCTCCAACTACTACTCCAATCTGTGGAAGGACTGCATCTCTGACTCCACGGGGGTGTCCGACTGCAAGGACTACCCCTCCATGCTGGGCCTACCTG TGTTCCTCCACGCCTGCAGAGCGCTGGCGGTCTGCTCCGTCATCACAGGCTTCTTCGGAGGCGTCCTCACCCTCGTTGGGATGAAGTGCACTAAGATCGGAGGCTCAGAGATCGCCAACGCCAGAGTGACCTTCGCCGGCGGGATCACGTACCTGGTGTCAG GATGCTGCGGGATGATCACCTACTCGTGGTGGGCCAACAAAGTCATCAGAGAATACTTGGATCCACATTTCAGGGCTCAGAA GTTTGAACTGGGAGCTGCGATCTTCATTGGCTGGGGAGGATCCGTGCTCCTGCTGAGTGGAGGCACGGTGCAGAGCTACTTCTCTGGAAAAGAAGGTCTGCCATCAAG CAGTTCCTCTAAACAGCCCCTGAGACCCGGCACGTACGCCACGGCCCGGAGCCGACGGACCTACATGCTGCCGGCCACGTCCTCCAAACTCGCTCTGGGGCCGCCGCTGTTCTACGAGGACAGGAAGAGCCGAGAGGCCGGAGCCACGGCGTCGAGTGGGGGCCGCACCTTCAGCAGGGACAGCTTCGTCTGA
- the LOC133933345 gene encoding claudin-10-like, with amino-acid sequence MTHRTVVMYLEIGCFVSCLCGWILVCSTLPTEYWTFSEVGSVVLTTSNYYSNLWKDCISDSTGVSDCKDYPSMLGLPVYLHACRALAVCSVITGFFGGVLTLVGMKCTKIGGSEIANARVTFAGGITYLVSGCCGMITYSWWANKVIREYLDPHFRAQKFELGAAIFIGWGGSVLLLSGGTVQSYFSGKEGLPSSSSSKQPLRPGTYATARSRRTYMLPATSSRLTLGPPLFYEGRKSREARATASSGGRTFSRDSFV; translated from the exons ATGACGCACAGGACGGTGGTGATGTACCTGGAGATCGGCTGCTTCGTGTCGTGTCTGTGCGGCTGGATCCTGGTGTGCTCCACGCTGCCGACGGAGTACTGGACTTTCTCCGAGGTGGGCAGCGTCGTGCTGACCACCTCCAACTACTACTCCAATCTGTGGAAGGACTGCATCTCCGACTCCACGGGGGTGTCCGACTGCAAGGACTACCCCTCCATGCTGGGCCTACCTG TGTACCTCCACGCCTGCAGAGCGCTGGCGGTCTGCTCCGTCATCACAGGCTTCTTCGGAGGCGTCCTCACCCTCGTTGGGATGAAGTGCACTAAGATCGGAGGCTCAGAAATCGCCAACGCCAGAGTGACCTTCGCCGGCGGGATCACGTACCTGGTGTCAG GATGCTGCGGGATGATCACCTACTCGTGGTGGGCCAACAAAGTCATCAGAGAATACTTGGATCCACATTTCAGGGCTCAGAA GTTTGAACTGGGAGCTGCGATCTTCATTGGCTGGGGAGGATCCGTGCTCCTGCTGAGTGGAGGCACGGTGCAGAGCTACTTCTCTGGAAAAGAAGGTCTGCCATCAAG CAGTTCCTCTAAACAGCCCCTGAGACCCGGCACGTACGCCACGGCCCGGAGCCGACGGACCTACATGCTGCCGGCCACGTCCTCCAGACTCACTCTGGGGCCGCCGCTGTTCTACGAGGGCAGGAAGAGCCGAGAGGCCAGAGCCACAGCGTCGAGTGGGGGCCGCACCTTCAGCAGGGACAGCTTCGTCTGA